Below is a genomic region from Castanea sativa cultivar Marrone di Chiusa Pesio chromosome 2, ASM4071231v1.
ctaaaggatggacccgggttccccTGGCCGACGAGGGGCGCGCATGCGGGGATCGGGCGctcctttgcaatccccatcGCCGGAACGCGGGATAGTAAAGCGGATGTCCGCCGgagctcccgttgtctactagaactcggtggacgttgaagtctccTACTCGTATGCTAACCCCCGAGCGCGTCTTCAcggggggtggtgaaggcgccgggcctcgTCTTCAAAAACTCGATGCGGAGTCGCTCCGCCGTATTCTTTCCGGTGAAGGTCCGTCGGCGGACACTTTGTACCgtccgtaaataggtctttACGGCCTTTTGGACGATACTACCGAAGCGTTGcccccattatcatccgtatgtccaAGCTACGGGTGAGTCcgggacgctcgttttcccgtctaggattcgCTCACAGGGGCGATCGGTTCTTTCCTTCCTTatgaacctctgcaaccttccactgccttataagggcttcaatcttgtttcaagtcataacggatccgtcgtatcatggccgtggtcacggtgaaaacggcaatatctatctcttggcctcttgttcggatctccctttaACTTGCcgggaatgtcaagcttccttcatctttgatttgcataagcacttggtcaattggggccgtgaggggtgaaacttgtaaacctccctgaaggtggtttgggtctctggtcttctcgtcgatctctggttctagccacttttcgtccgttatctggtttcatatcttcctgtctttcccttttttttggtttatagtcgtctctggccagcaaggcatcctccgcgttcatatatttcgtcgccctgtaatagacatcggacatagtctttgggtcattcttacatagggaaaataagaacttaccctcttgcaacccgtttgtgaatgctgccacaagtgtcttgtcgtctgcctcgtctatcgagagggactccttgttaaagcgggctatataagaccttaatgtctcaccttctcgttgtttaattcccagtatacatgcaatagacctcttgtgtcgatgacttccaatgaagtgtgatacGAATTGTGCacctagttccttaaaagtgccgatggaattaggcgtcaacctgCTGTACCACTCCCTCGCGAGGCCccttcaaggtggtgagaaaagccaCGCACATAATTTCATACGGTACACACGAAGATGCATTAAGGTTACgaaagactccaagtgatccaatgggtccttggatccgtcatagttttccacatggggcatgcgaaacttcGCTGgaacggggcatgaattcaccaatgctgtgaatggtgaatccgttctatggactaggtcgtccaaattgctggatacccgtcctttaagggcgttcatcattgcatccatacgttccctcatctcctgcatttcggtggctatgtgagtcggcacaGCGTCTAAAGCAAGtggttgattggtttcttgtcgctcgggtctagtcggagcgttcTTTGCCCTCGAGGTCTTTCCACGTTCCTTCCTTCGGGACTAGCGCCCTCCCGATCTTCTACGGGTGCACTCGATGTGCGGTTATTTGCCGCaattgttcttccaaatcatgattcgcgtttagtgaggcgctcaaccgccgccgcaagcgtttggacctgcctctccAAAACGGTGGCGCGTGGTTcatcgccttgattgttgttcgttgccatcgatcgggtgagtgccatgcaactctttgtctcagggatagagcgaggctaaaatAATCAGAAGATTTTCTTCCTCCTATTCCCCGCGAGACGGCGCCAGGCGCGTGAtgcgaaaatatcaccagtgagttgcaagctcCTCGAAcaaaagcaacacctgcaaaaaggaaataaaggacctagaagagagcaccggtgtggtgtcggccgaataccctccgaaggtcaagttagaatcttgtttctttaaccctagagtgccagagttaagaatattatgcataccttgtatctagggtttctggggtatttatattgagtggaatcacctttcttttaggatacaacttccttcccaagttcctttccatataggagtcttcctaaacgtgtgtcgcaagaagtccaagtatgCACGTTTGCGTGtggataaagcaaaagctcatctgaaatatatcgaacgacatgccacgtggaatccacaattaatttatacaagacggatattcagcaaTACTCAACCGTCATAGCCGAGTCACttacggtgtcgatccgtcctcatTATCTCCGTCcgtttactatttttatccccttcaactTAGGTGTTGTTTCTTAGGTTCCCTTCTTAAGATTCTGCTATatagattttttctcatgagatgaaattttattttttagttaattatTCATATGGCagaattttaagaagaaaacttAAGGAACTGCACCTAAGATATTATACCTAAGTTTTctcattcattaattaaattaatggtAGACTTCAATAAGTTgggattatatatttataaattgacGTGGTAATAAATGCTATAAGTCATGATTATATGATATTATATGAATTCATCGCTACATCTCTTACAGGGCCAGCCCTAGGCTTAGGCCAATTAGGCCATTGCCTAGGGCCCCCTTCTAGAGAAGGCCCCAAATTTgggagtaaatttttttaattttttatatataaatatttttgggagatattaaaacattttagtttacatttttttcactattaagaaggttcaaagaattaagtaatgctagagatagagataagacaaatttaaataaaaaggtCTTACAAATAGATGTGTTACTAACCACAAgtagcttttatttatttaattatttttatacaagataaaaattatgctctaatctaatctaagtatatatgtgtgcgAAACTCTCCTAGAGACTTAAATCTCAGCCATTGCCCCCCACACCCACAAaaacttatacttgtggagtaattACTGCACCAAGGGTGCATGATGGTCTccataacttttataatttaatgtgacaatgaatatgataggtgaatttcaacaaactattgaatgcatttttgaatgaatacttgtgattggtgatatatctttgtaattctcatgtcgtaaattttataatatttatagtatttttgtAAGTCTCATGTCATTGATCACATTTATTACAACACTAGTTTGTAGTAAAATTgttataactttagcattttctcaacaaaaaaatcatattaaaaagtaaaaggaatggattttaaaaatattattgtataaaatgctagttaaatattatttaagtgataacaaaAACGCCCTATTTGAAGATTTCGCCTTAAGCTTCCAAAACGCTTGGGCCGGGCCTAatctcttaaatattttttttacttttctaaaTAAGATATTCATTAAACTAATGGAGAAGTAGATTCCAGTTAATTCATTCCTTGCCATTTACCCAGATATTGAGCAACCAATGGAAAAATAATCAATACAAGGCAGAGGAAAAAAAACCATCTCTAAACTAATCAAAACAGACCAAGTTTGAAAAAAGAATTGAGAGATAAATTAATAACGAGAGGTTTCAGATGATAAATTAACAAAGTTTATTAGTTAATGTTGAGTTTCTTATTGCAATCGATTATTTTGTGCGAGTCGTatgatatttaattaaaatagtatttatttattgactttTGCTCCTTATATCAATGCAAGGAAACCCTGTTATATTCTTTCTTAACGAATGCATGGAGAACCATTGATGTTATACAATAATGCAAAGATGACTattcaccaaaaaagaaaaaaagaaaaagaagaagaagaagaagaagaagaaaaaatatgacTCCGCAGTGTATGCGATCATGTGTTGGGTGGGTTTACGTTTAACTTTAATCACTGCCCCAACTGTGCAGTCATGAAAGATTCTCTTGCTTTTATGTAAAAGGACAGCTAGCAAAATCAATTAccaaaaactttgaaaaaaaaaaaatacagtcagcaagaaaaaaaaaagttagaaaatatCCAATGGCGGCACCGAACAAATTATAAGAAGAGAAAGtcaggaaaagaaaagataaacaCTAAACAAAAGTACAAAAACCGTGTCTCAGACGTGGCAGTTGCGATATTATGTCAAACCAAAAGTCCCATATTGTAAATTGCAACGTATATATATAGTTACAATTCCACTAGTAATTGTGCTTTATATTACATTAACAGACCGATTCCAACCGCGTTGTTTGTCATCTCTCTGTGCTGTGCGTTTCATACAATTCCTCCTCTGCTAGCCACacaaaaggccaaaaaaaaaaaaaaaaacctctttcttcttctttgattgTCTAAATTCATACATATCAATCTCATGGAGGATCGTAAGGAggtgggttttcttttttcttctttatctgtgttttgtgtttgtatttatttatttattttttgttgctcAGTTGTGTACTTGTTTGTTTGCTTAGAAAGATGATGGAGAACACTAAGAAAGTTATGGATTCAAGGAGTATATGCTTCATGCTCTTTTGGGTTTGGAAAGATACTAATAAGAGTTTAaggaaagctttttttttttttgttttgttttgtgtttatgttCTTGTTGGACTCAGATAAGTGGACATTAATGATTAATGTTTACTGATCAGTTCACATGCACTAGAAACCAAAGTTTAAAGTACTCAAGTATAAAAttgttcttctttttattttcctgcGTTTTCTTGGCCACCAAACGGAGCAAGAAGTTCTTTTTCAGTCTGATATATATACTGAAATGTATACGCTTACAGGAACTTTATACTTATTGTTATGGTGTAACTCAGTTGAGCTTTATGATTTTTAACTCCGTTttaatctattttattattttagaggAATATTGCTGAAATTAGAAACAAATTAGATCTATAAATTCTCATTCTGATGGCCATTTTTCTTCTGGAAAgtcaattctttgttttttttttttttggttgattttttcaACCTCATGAGACATTCAGACAAGTAATCATATCAATTTAcctattttccctttttttttttttctcattcaaaCATGAGAAATAGTCAAAGCTGCCacctttataaattttatttttttcagtcTTTGGCTTTTAAATATCAACTCCTGTCGTCATCAATTACATCTATGTATTTGGGAGACCATATCCAAGGcgtgatttttattttagatattcCAAACTGACAATTTTGGAGAAGAAATTAAGAACTAGGAGTCATAATGAAGGCGAATGTAATTTACTTCTTTATTTTGTCTAATTTGGAACATCATGCAAATGGGTTTTCTAAGTATTTGTCATGAACATGAAGTAGGATCATTGTTGTAATATATCGATTATGTGGATTGGATTGGCTGAGTTTAATGCTGTCCTTGATATGCAGAAGTACGCAGAGTCCCACATTAGGTGTTTACTATATGTCAATATTGGCCTTATAATTGATTATAAGACATCACTtgattagctttttttttatggctttttaTCAAGAACTTGATTATGTGATTGTGAAGTTTCCATTAgtacattttagtattttacacGCCCTTTTTGGCTCTTGGAATGTGAATTGGTAGCAATTCAGgagttcttttgaattttttgaaatgtgTGATTAATTAAAGGTTGTAGTCCACGGAAAAGCAGCATTGATGCTTATAGTTAATGtagcaatgaatttttttttgatgcatGTATGAAAAACTTTAATGTTTTTATGCAGAAGAATGCTCCTTGGCTATCAGTGCCACAATTTGGGGACTGGGACCAGAAAGGGCAGGTGCCAGATTACTCTCtcgatttctcaaaaataaggGAAAATAGGAAGCAAAACAAGCGGGATGTATCTAGAGCGAGTCTTGGAAATGAAGAAGAGCTCATTGCttctaccaccaccaccaccaacaccgaTGCAAGCACCACAAATAGTGatgaccaccaccaccactaccatcAGGGCCAGCACTCTCCAACTGTAAGAttcttgtctagctttctgcTTTGGTACATAATGCACTATTTTTTTCTGACATTGTTTAATAATGTCTAGACATGTAGTAGTTGGTGGTTATAAAGGTGAGGAACATAATACTACTATTCAATAACTATGATGGTGGCGTACATGTGGTAGGATGTTGGAAAAAATTTCTAAGTTGGTATTAAATACAGTGGGCCAAAGCTGCTAGTGTGTAGGGTTGAACTTtcttttagcttattttatgAGCTTTGATACGGTTAATTTGCTGTAGAGAATTAGATATTTCAAagcacagacatgaatgcagaTAAATTTATTAGCTGAATGCCCTATGAATTAGGTTGTGATTGCTTCAATTAATACGTCtagggactttttttttttttttttcttcacaattgTTGACATGACCCATTGTTATTAATGATAAATAATGAAAGTGATATTGGTTCAATTATAATAGAGTATGTCTGTAGTGAAAAATGTTTTGTATCTAGCATTACACTTCTTTCAATTGAAGAAAAGGTAGAGCAAATATACCTTACATGAGTCGGGACAGTTTGTCACAAAAAGAAGGGTTAATCCACTTTATCTTGATTTGTttctgattttttaatattgtataataatatAGAATTTGGTTCTTCTCCTACTTTATTAAAGCCAAATCTTCTTCACGGAAAATCTGCTTTGTTTAGACCCAAAAAAATCGTACGGTTTTTATGAAACCATCGTAGCATGTGCTATGCTCGGATCCATAGTCAGTCCTCGGATCCATAGTTTAGTCCAATTTCCAAAAGGATTGGTTGCCCattgaatatgatttttttacattatttttgtacagaTAATAGTGCAAAAGGGAGGTATATTTGGCAGTTGAATACAATTTTTACCATAATTTTCTTGAGGGAATCAGTGCCTAAAGGAGGCTTGACTCTAGACTAGAATGTAATCATCCCCATGTTAACTCCTTTTTATTGTTTGACATATGTAGGCTTTAATCCAatacaccaaaaaaattaagacatgACTTCGCTGCTaagatatttgcatttttttttttaacactttctAAAGACAATACTCGAGCTTCATTTcttagtttaattttaaatgtgaaATATAATTGATATCAagaattactattcaatttttttagtgcattcctcttctttctttaatGGGCTTTATAAATGGAACAAAGAAACTAGAATGAATGTATATTAtagaatttttgtgattttggatGCACTATACCCATGTCTATTGAAAATGTACCACAGcatatgattttgttttgttgacaTCCATTAAAACAATTTAATGGACCCATCAAAGGTTGGCATGATATTGATGCGTGCACAAAGTGGAAGCATAATGCAAATACTATAAGTGGAAGCATAATGCAAATACTATTAAAAAACGGAGAATGATCTAACACTTACCTAGGCTACACGCAAGTCAGTCAAGTGGTGCACATGCAACTGATGCTCTCAGCCATAAAATATTGGTTAATCATTGTATTTCTATTGGCTCCATTTTCTCCTAATAATGCAGAAAAGATGTTTCTTCTGCGTGTGtgaaacaaacacaaataaacaatttttgtgGGGCTTTGATAGTTGATACATGCTCGATCATCTCGTAATCAACACGTTTGTTTATGTAATTCAACACCCGGCGGTGATTGAATGCCCTCTCAAAAAAGGAATTGTATCGTAGAATTCTATGAAATACAACCAGAAAATTGGTCATATTCTAGGACATGGAGGATTCCATAATCAGAAAGATGGTAGGAAAAGAATGTAGGTTTTCATTTCTTCAATTTCTATAAATGATTTATAACAGCATGTAATGTATTATAGTTGATGTGAAAACACGAAAAAGCTTGTTAACTGTGCTCAGAATCAAAgtccaaatattttttagtataagAATATTCTCTcttgttagggtttttttttttggtaatgccaccttttcattttcattttgtttttttaaagttcttttaTAACTGCTGAATGattgcaaaattattttgtttgattttttttcttgcagACAAGGAGGAGCTTTCTCAGCTACTTCAACTGTTGCGTTAAAGCTTAAGACTTGAGGACACGTGTTATATGTTTTCGAACCTAAGTGTAACgatattgtttttggttttctaaaaatttcaatttcttttgcttgtttgttATGGTTTCTCTGTTCTCTTCcacacccttttttttattcagatGGGAACGGTTCTATTTCCTACTAATGACGAAATAGAAAATACATTCGCTCCTTTGCATTTTTATTATAGAATTCATACGTATATACCACTACCAACTCCATTTGATTTTTACCAATTTAATACATATAAAACTTACATATTTGGTGAGGTCAGTTTTTTGGTCGCATTAACATTTTGGCAAGGTGGCTAACTCTGGCAAAATTGAATACCATCTCGAGCAGAAATATATCAGGAGTTAGTTTTGGGTGGAAATAAAGACCCAAGAACTCCGAAAGCCCAGTTTGGATAATGCGGCAGgatcaaggttgtcaaaatcgagATCTTATGTAGGAAGGTAGGTGGGACCGTAGATTGTAGGATCAGATTGTGAATTGTAAGATCTTacatatttttagatttaaagcaaaaaacacattgataatAACTTTGTGTGTTGAATAATTATGTTgattataaatttatcaaaaaaaaaaaaaactaaaattttcatcATATGATGAAATTTGTATGTCATATATCACTAAGTCTatactaacaaaacaaatatatttaagttttgatctaatgtatctaaaaagttcaataaatgtttaattagcaatcaaataccaaaatatttatcaaaacatatggaaaataagttagcaaatggaaactagctaactacCATATGATATCCAAAAGCAAAATGAATATTAAGATGAAAtgaacatttaattattctcaTTTTAAGGTTATTATAACTACCGTCCTAAATTCCTAATAATCATTATTTATTTCATCATCTATGtagacattatatatttgtatactagaggtgcaaaagacatcaagatacaATTTCGCACTTAATTATTCAAGTTATACCACTTAGCAACAATTAAAGAGCATGGTtgcaaaaatcaatcaattaatatacaaatacaagcataattgataaaattatatataaaaaattatttttgtaatattagaacacaaattagtatattgatcaaacaaatttaacaacattataGCTTAAAAGACAGTAAAGTCAACATCagattcttcatttagaagtgATGAAGCATTCATTTTGATTACAAGtgaactagaaactagaaaacatTTGCTTAGGTTAatataatttcataaaaataaaataaaaagtcataccatcataacatgaaaatataaaaacccttaaagtttcatcaaaacaaaaaatttatccaataaaataaaaaaaccaattttttgttttgtttttggtagtATCGATAGGATCTAGTGTAGTTGATATTGTACCGATACTGACCAGTATGTACCGTACCAGTTTAAATACCGATCATACCGGCCATGTATCGGTCATACCAGCCGATTTCAGGCAATACTtgctggtaaaaaaaaaaaaaaaaaactttattttttttagttttgtaatttttaaatttttgtaaaggcaaaataataacttatttgaattaacttattagtattatttatctTCTTAGtttgcaatgaacaattaagctttctattttttatagttttgttttgttgttgttgttgttttttttttttttagttgatgttaaagtctaaaaccataaataatttgttctgaattgaggtaatattttatgataaacttttatatttattataatatatatacacacacacaaatatacatatatatatatatatatttatttataaatataaaaaataacagtaCACTGATATTGACACGTACTGAAATATATCGTTCTACTGGTCAAACCGATACAACCTCTGGTATGAGATTAACTCCCTTTGTAGGATCTCATATGATCTTATGATCCTACGTACGATTCTACCATTTTTACGATTCTAGTGTGATTCTAAACATTTTGGTGAAgtgagatcgtaaaatcgtgcgatCCTATGACCTAGATCgcaattttgacaaccatgggTGGGATCATGTAGCACATGCTTGAGATCTTCCTGATTCTAGTCCAGCGATAAACCAATGAAAATAATCTATAGTCACACACTTAAAATCAACCTGCAATACTACATAGCAGATTCATGTGAACCAGATTTAATTTGCATACAGTTCAACCCTTGCTCTCAAAGGACACTTTGTGTTGAAGATCAAGATATGGAATCCTTGGACATGAGTTAATAGTGAATTTAAAACCTCCAaataatctaaaaattaaaagcacATGTTTAAAGTCTCAAATACGCCAAGATTTAGTGAAGTTATTTTAAGTTGTAACTTCCATCTGTTCTATGTAGTCCCTTTCTTAACAGATTCCATGTTCAGTCCCATACAACCAAGCAGTAggcaaaaccacaacaaacaaagcTTGACCACCAAAAAACAGCTTAATTACAAATCAAGCTCCCCCTTGTTCTACCTAATTTGAATGAAAAAGCGGAAGACAGAATCCTTAGGTCTAGCAAACTAGACAGAATCTCATAACAAGAGCCTTACTGCCGAAAATTTCTTTCAAAGGAGGCTTTCTAACAGATATTGAGAAGCTGTTCCAGGACTATAGTGTCTCTACAGTTACACCTTCTTGATTATCTGAACAACATCCTCATCCTCAAGCTCATGCTCCTAGCATGGAAGTACGATACATGTATTCAGTCAGAGCATGAAAATTAAATGGATCAAGGGGAAAAAGATTTcacaattaaagaaaaatgtaacATGTGAAACTGAGCACAAAGAAGGTTATTGAATAAACCTTGCCAACCCTTTGGGGCTTGTGTTTTGCGCTTGAACCCCATACCAAAGCACTGTACACAAAGACAGAGTGAGCTATCATTGCACAGtcaagatgatgaagaaaaaaacattaaacaaaaagagGATACTCAAgcaaaatgaaagaatattaaaaaacagAATGAAGAATGTTTCAGGTAGATGATTACAATGAAgaaccgattttttttttttttttattgggtcatgctaacgaatgcccttaggacattggttaacaatccattttaagaaagttttgacatcacttttatgagagatgaaaaaaactgttaaaaaattaattgttttttttttcccataaaaacttttcttaaatggattattaaataatgtcccaagggcattcgttagcatttcccttttttattttataaaatgactgatgaaaaattaaagaaattataattAGGTTTATGCAGCAACTTGAGAGTGACTGCAGAAAATAAGCTGGCCAGCCATCCCACCCCTATCACTTGTTTCAATGGCAATAGTAATACTAAAATACAAGCAGTGGGATATTGTCTGATTCAATCTAAAGCTATAtccatttttttgaaaaggaagCATTCAAAGCACCTAATTATGAAGGATGCAGAGAAGTTCCTAAATCGGCTTTCTTATGCTCTTACATTTTACATTTCATAAGAAGTTAAGACCATTTTTTAGGATAAGAGAAGTTAAAACCAGTGAAAGCATGAAAATCTGTAGGGGTACTTACTACTTAAATTGTTTAACCATATCCTTGTGGATTCGTTCACAGAAGTCCTCAACTGTTGTATGTTTAGATGACAGGATTACAGGATCTTCATAGTCAGGATTCATCCCTTTA
It encodes:
- the LOC142624469 gene encoding uncharacterized protein LOC142624469 isoform X1, which translates into the protein MEDRKEKNAPWLSVPQFGDWDQKGQVPDYSLDFSKIRENRKQNKRDVSRASLGNEEELIASTTTTTNTDASTTNSDDHHHHYHQGQHSPTTRRSFLSYFNCCVKA
- the LOC142624469 gene encoding uncharacterized protein LOC142624469 isoform X2, whose product is MEDRKENAPWLSVPQFGDWDQKGQVPDYSLDFSKIRENRKQNKRDVSRASLGNEEELIASTTTTTNTDASTTNSDDHHHHYHQGQHSPTTRRSFLSYFNCCVKA